In one Liolophura sinensis isolate JHLJ2023 chromosome 11, CUHK_Ljap_v2, whole genome shotgun sequence genomic region, the following are encoded:
- the LOC135477747 gene encoding uncharacterized protein LOC135477747, with product MSVRISVQWSQGPWEFAQSDHKVPWNSSQSDHKAPRNSSQSDHKVPRNSSQSNHKVSRNSSQSDHKVPRNSSQGNHKAPWNSSLSDHKAPRNSSQGNHKVPRNSSQSNHKVPRNSSQSDHKVSRNSSLSDHKVPRNSSQSDHKVPRNSSKSDHKVPRNSSQSNHKVPRNSSQSDHKVSRNSSKSDHKVPKNSSKSDHKVPRNSSKSDHKVPRNSSQSDKVPRNSSQCDHKVPRNSSQSDKVPRNSSQ from the coding sequence ATGTCTGTGCGAATTTCCGTACAGTGGTCACAAGGCCCATGGGAATTTGCCCAGAGTGACCACAAGGTCCCTTGGAATTCTTCCCAGAGTGACCACAAGGCCCCTAGGAATTCTTCCCAGAGTGACCACAAGGTCCCTAGGAATTCATCCCAGAGTAACCACAAGGTCTCTAGGAATTCTTCTCAGAGTGACCACAAGGTCCCTAGGAATTCTTCTCAGGGTAACCACAAGGCCCCTTGGAATTCTTCCTTGAGTGACCACAAGGCCCCTAGGAATTCTTCCCAGGGTAACCACAAGGTCCCTAGGAATTCATCCCAGAGTAACCACAAGGTCCCTAGGAATTCTTCCCAGAGTGACCACAAGGTCTCTAGGAATTCTTCCCTGAGTGACCACAAGGTCCCTAGGAATTCTTCCCAGAGTGACCACAAGGTCCCTAGGAATTCTTCCAAGAGTGACCACAAGGTCCCTAGGAATTCTTCCCAGAGTAACCACAAGGTCCCTAGGAATTCTTCCCAGAGTGACCACAAGGTCTCTAGGAATTCTTCCAAGAGTGACCACAAGGTCCCTAAGAATTCTTCCAAGAGTGACCACAAGGTCCCTAGGAATTCTTCCAAGAGTGACCACAAGGTCCCTAGGAATTCTTCCCAAAGTGACAAGGTTCCCAGGAATTCTTCCCAGTGTGACCACAAGGTCCCTAGGAATTCTTCCCAGAGTGACAAGGTCCCTAGGAATTCTTCCCAGTGA